In a single window of the uncultured Dysgonomonas sp. genome:
- a CDS encoding Rne/Rng family ribonuclease, with protein sequence MNSELVVDVQPNEVSIAVLEDKKLVELQKEGRDASYAVGNIYAGKVKKLMPGLNAAFVDIGYKKDAFLHYLDLGAQFKSVDKFYKQALADKKKFPNISKMKLENDIDKDGSISDILKPGQEILVQIAKEPISTKGPRLTSELSLAGRFLVVIPFNDKVSVSQKIKSKEERARLRQLIQSIKPKNFGVIVRTVAEGKKVADLDTELKTLVKRWDDNLPKIQKSKLPTLVFEETGRIVALLRDVFNPSFQEIHVNDPDTCNQIKDYISFIAPEKKNIVKQYDGDLTIFDNFGVTKQIKALFGKTVTFRNGAYLIIEHTEALHVIDVNSGNRSKNPEAGQENNAWEVNSAAAEEITRQLRLRDMGGIIVIDFIDMTEGEHRSQLITRMQELMANDRAKHNILPLSKFGLMQITRQRVRPEMEITTTEICPNCFGKGEIRPSILFTDTLRMKISYLVKDLKVKKFTLHVHPYVAAFINQGLVSLKWQWKWRYSMGINILPNQNLALLEYHFYDENKEEIDMKQEFEVK encoded by the coding sequence ATGAATAGCGAACTAGTAGTCGATGTTCAGCCCAATGAAGTCTCGATAGCAGTACTTGAAGACAAAAAACTTGTCGAACTGCAGAAAGAAGGAAGAGACGCTTCATACGCGGTAGGAAACATCTATGCCGGCAAAGTGAAAAAACTTATGCCCGGACTAAACGCTGCTTTTGTAGACATTGGATACAAAAAGGACGCTTTTCTTCACTATTTAGATCTTGGTGCTCAATTCAAATCTGTTGATAAGTTCTACAAACAGGCACTGGCTGATAAGAAAAAATTCCCGAACATCTCCAAAATGAAACTGGAGAATGATATCGACAAGGATGGCTCTATCAGCGACATACTGAAACCCGGACAGGAAATCCTGGTACAAATAGCCAAAGAACCTATATCGACAAAAGGCCCCCGCCTTACATCGGAATTGTCCCTGGCCGGACGTTTCCTCGTTGTTATACCTTTCAATGATAAAGTCTCCGTATCGCAAAAAATAAAGTCGAAGGAAGAACGAGCCCGACTACGCCAACTGATACAGAGCATAAAGCCTAAAAACTTCGGCGTAATAGTCAGAACTGTAGCTGAAGGCAAAAAAGTAGCCGACCTGGATACTGAGCTGAAAACACTCGTAAAGCGATGGGACGACAATCTACCCAAAATACAAAAAAGCAAATTACCGACACTCGTCTTTGAAGAAACAGGACGTATTGTTGCACTTTTGCGCGATGTATTCAACCCTAGCTTTCAAGAGATTCATGTAAACGATCCCGATACATGTAATCAGATAAAAGACTATATTTCATTCATTGCTCCCGAAAAGAAAAATATTGTAAAACAATATGATGGTGATCTCACCATATTCGACAACTTCGGCGTTACAAAACAAATAAAAGCACTTTTTGGTAAAACAGTGACATTCCGCAATGGAGCATATCTGATTATAGAACACACGGAAGCATTACACGTAATAGACGTAAACAGCGGCAACAGGTCAAAGAATCCGGAAGCCGGACAAGAAAATAACGCCTGGGAAGTGAATTCCGCGGCAGCAGAAGAAATAACCAGACAGCTAAGATTACGAGACATGGGGGGCATAATCGTAATCGACTTTATAGATATGACTGAAGGCGAGCACCGCAGTCAACTGATAACAAGAATGCAGGAATTAATGGCCAACGACCGCGCCAAGCACAACATTTTGCCTTTAAGCAAATTTGGATTGATGCAAATCACAAGGCAGCGCGTTCGTCCCGAAATGGAAATCACCACAACCGAGATTTGTCCCAACTGTTTCGGAAAAGGAGAGATAAGGCCATCCATATTATTCACAGACACCTTGCGTATGAAAATCAGTTATCTTGTGAAAGATCTGAAAGTGAAGAAATTTACCTTGCACGTACATCCATACGTTGCAGCGTTTATCAATCAAGGTCTTGTTTCCCTCAAATGGCAGTGGAAATGGAGATACAGTATGGGAATAAATATATTACCAAACCAGAATCTGGCTCTTCTCGAATATCATTTTTATGATGAAAACAAAGAAGAAATAGATATGAAACAAGAGTTTGAAGTAAAATAA
- a CDS encoding patatin-like phospholipase family protein encodes MSSEKNIYKLGIALSGGGAKGFAHLGVLQALNERGLYPEIISGTSAGAFAGVLYADGHTPEEIISFFKKKVFREFAEFAIPHGGFFKSEGFQSFLKKHLKSKNFEDLKIPLHVVATDIEHGESMVFTSGPLIPAVIASCSVPIIFRPVEINKHYYVDGGLFKNFPVSTIRRECTKIIGVNVSPITKSEFRSSIKYIAERSFHYMSGSNTLLDRNLCDYLIESVALSRYSMFDLDHVEEIYQAGYELTMAFFKDNEDALLKDFPYLAVQPTERHL; translated from the coding sequence ATGAGCTCCGAAAAGAATATATATAAGCTAGGAATAGCTCTGAGTGGAGGAGGAGCAAAAGGTTTTGCCCATCTTGGTGTACTACAGGCACTCAATGAAAGAGGGCTTTATCCTGAAATCATATCGGGTACCAGCGCAGGAGCTTTTGCCGGAGTACTATATGCTGACGGACACACGCCCGAAGAGATAATATCATTTTTTAAGAAAAAGGTTTTTCGTGAGTTTGCCGAATTTGCAATACCTCACGGAGGATTCTTTAAAAGTGAAGGTTTCCAGTCTTTTCTGAAAAAGCATTTAAAATCAAAAAACTTCGAAGATCTGAAAATACCCCTGCATGTGGTGGCTACGGACATAGAGCATGGAGAAAGTATGGTGTTTACCTCTGGTCCGTTAATACCGGCAGTAATAGCCTCATGCTCCGTCCCTATTATATTCAGGCCCGTGGAGATCAACAAACATTATTATGTAGACGGAGGGCTATTCAAGAACTTCCCGGTTTCGACCATACGCCGCGAATGCACAAAGATAATAGGGGTAAATGTAAGTCCGATTACTAAGTCCGAATTCCGCAGCTCGATAAAGTACATTGCAGAGCGCTCGTTCCACTACATGTCCGGTTCGAATACGCTGCTCGATCGTAATCTATGCGATTATCTGATAGAGTCGGTGGCGCTCTCCCGCTATTCAATGTTCGACCTCGACCACGTGGAAGAGATATATCAGGCCGGCTATGAATTGACTATGGCATTCTTTAAAGATAATGAAGATGCACTACTAAAGGATTTTCCTTATCTTGCAGTACAACCGACAGAAAGACATTTATAA
- a CDS encoding Gfo/Idh/MocA family oxidoreductase — MKKNLSLFLLCLLFISCGQQKVTERSSFIKTEVPTRPAGQSDVLELKTDPLPTVRVAFIGLGMRGPGAVDRMTHIKGVEVIALCDVEQKNTEKVNKMLMEKGLPKAQEFYGDTSVWRKVTALPNVDLIYIATDWKSHATIGVQGMKDGKHVAIEVPAAMAMDEIWALINTSEQTRKHCMQLENCVYDFFELTTLNMVQQGLLGEIVHGEGAYIHGLQPFWDQYWNNWRMDYNKKHRGDLYPTHGLGPVCQAMNIHRGDKMNYLVSVDAKQISSINYIKKKTGEDVKDFRNGEHTSTLISTEKGKSILIEHNVNSPRPYSRMYQLTGTKGFANKYPAQGYALDGGAIDPTVAANHENLNAHSFVPDDVRKALMEKYKHPIVKDIEVKAKEVGGHGGMDFVMDYRLIYCLQKGLPLDMDVYDLAEWCSLIPLTEISLDNNSAPVEIPDFTRGSWNKLQGLKFAE, encoded by the coding sequence ATGAAAAAAAATCTTTCATTATTTTTACTTTGTCTCCTATTTATCAGTTGCGGACAACAAAAAGTGACTGAACGGTCATCTTTCATAAAAACAGAAGTTCCTACCCGTCCTGCCGGACAAAGCGATGTTTTAGAATTGAAAACCGATCCATTACCGACTGTCCGTGTAGCTTTCATCGGTCTGGGAATGCGTGGTCCGGGAGCTGTAGACCGTATGACACACATAAAGGGTGTGGAAGTTATCGCTCTCTGCGATGTGGAGCAAAAAAACACGGAAAAGGTGAATAAGATGCTCATGGAAAAGGGATTACCAAAGGCACAGGAATTCTACGGCGACACCTCGGTCTGGCGTAAGGTTACAGCTTTGCCGAATGTAGATCTAATATATATCGCTACTGATTGGAAATCGCACGCGACCATAGGTGTGCAAGGTATGAAAGATGGAAAACATGTGGCCATAGAAGTACCTGCAGCTATGGCAATGGATGAAATATGGGCATTAATAAATACCTCGGAACAGACCCGGAAACATTGTATGCAACTTGAGAATTGCGTATATGACTTCTTCGAACTGACCACCCTCAACATGGTTCAACAAGGGCTGCTTGGCGAAATCGTACATGGTGAAGGTGCGTATATACATGGCCTACAACCTTTTTGGGATCAATACTGGAACAACTGGCGTATGGACTATAATAAAAAACACAGAGGAGACCTATACCCTACACACGGGCTGGGACCGGTATGTCAGGCGATGAATATACATCGTGGCGACAAGATGAATTATCTTGTATCTGTAGATGCCAAACAAATATCGAGTATCAATTATATAAAAAAGAAAACCGGCGAAGATGTAAAAGATTTCCGCAATGGGGAGCATACTTCGACCCTTATCTCTACCGAAAAAGGTAAATCTATCCTTATCGAGCACAATGTGAATTCGCCACGTCCTTACAGCCGTATGTACCAGCTTACAGGGACAAAGGGTTTTGCCAATAAATACCCGGCACAAGGTTATGCTCTCGATGGAGGAGCAATAGACCCGACTGTGGCTGCCAACCATGAAAACCTGAATGCGCACAGTTTTGTACCGGATGATGTACGGAAAGCTCTGATGGAAAAATACAAACATCCTATAGTTAAAGATATAGAAGTCAAAGCCAAAGAAGTAGGCGGACATGGAGGAATGGACTTCGTAATGGATTACCGCCTGATATATTGCCTGCAAAAGGGATTGCCTCTGGACATGGATGTGTATGACCTTGCCGAGTGGTGCAGTCTGATACCTTTGACCGAAATATCTCTTGATAACAATTCGGCTCCGGTAGAAATACCTGATTTTACACGAGGAAGCTGGAATAAGTTACAGGGACTTAAATTTGCGGAATAA
- a CDS encoding isocitrate dehydrogenase (NADP(+)) — protein sequence MQKIKVANPIVEMDGDEMTRIIWQYIKDKLILPYVEIDLKYYDLSIQNRDATDDQVTIDSAEATKKYKVAVKCATITPDEARVEEFDLKKMWKSPNGTIRNIIGGTVFREPIIISNIPRLVNTWTQPIIIGRHANADQYKATDFVTKGKGTLTLTFTPEEGEPQSYTVYNYSGDGVAMGMYNTDESIYGFAHSCFRLALQKKYPLYLSTKNTILKAYDGRFKDIFQEVYDNEYKAEYEKAGITYEHRLIDDMVASALKWNGGFVWACKNYDGDVQSDTVAQGFGSLGLMTSVLLTPDGQIMEAEAAHGTVTRHYRQHQQGKETSTNPIASIFAWTRGLAHRGKLDGNQPLIDFANKLEETCVEVVEQGKMTKDLALLVYGDKMERSNYLNTEDFLDTISHSLQAKLA from the coding sequence ATGCAAAAAATAAAAGTAGCGAATCCCATTGTGGAGATGGATGGCGATGAAATGACCCGTATCATCTGGCAATATATTAAGGATAAACTAATTCTCCCTTATGTAGAAATCGACCTGAAATATTATGACCTGAGCATTCAGAACCGTGATGCAACAGACGATCAGGTAACAATAGACAGTGCTGAGGCCACTAAAAAATACAAAGTAGCTGTAAAATGTGCCACCATTACTCCGGATGAGGCCCGTGTAGAAGAATTTGATCTGAAAAAAATGTGGAAATCTCCCAATGGTACTATCCGTAATATAATAGGGGGTACAGTTTTTCGCGAACCGATTATTATCAGCAATATCCCACGTTTAGTGAATACATGGACACAGCCGATTATTATAGGGCGTCACGCAAATGCCGATCAGTATAAAGCCACCGATTTTGTAACAAAAGGGAAAGGTACATTAACTCTTACCTTTACACCCGAAGAGGGTGAACCTCAGTCATACACTGTCTATAATTACAGTGGTGATGGAGTGGCTATGGGTATGTACAATACGGATGAGTCTATATATGGGTTTGCCCATTCTTGTTTCAGATTGGCGTTACAGAAGAAATATCCGTTGTACCTATCCACAAAAAATACAATATTGAAGGCTTATGACGGCCGTTTCAAAGATATATTTCAGGAAGTCTATGATAACGAGTATAAGGCAGAATATGAAAAAGCCGGTATTACATACGAACATCGTTTGATTGACGATATGGTGGCTTCTGCCCTGAAATGGAACGGAGGTTTTGTCTGGGCTTGTAAGAATTATGATGGTGATGTACAGTCCGATACAGTGGCGCAGGGATTCGGCTCTCTTGGCCTGATGACTTCAGTGCTGCTTACCCCTGACGGGCAGATAATGGAAGCGGAAGCTGCTCATGGAACGGTAACACGCCACTATCGTCAGCATCAGCAAGGTAAAGAGACATCGACGAATCCAATAGCTTCTATCTTTGCATGGACAAGAGGTTTGGCACATCGAGGAAAACTGGATGGAAATCAACCATTGATCGATTTTGCTAATAAGCTCGAAGAAACCTGTGTAGAAGTAGTAGAACAGGGCAAAATGACTAAAGACCTGGCCTTGCTTGTATATGGAGATAAAATGGAGCGTTCAAATTATCTGAATACAGAAGATTTTCTGGATACAATCAGTCACAGTTTACAGGCTAAATTAGCATAA
- a CDS encoding alpha/beta hydrolase, with amino-acid sequence MINTRQLLVASTLLLFTCVNMNAQKTVKLWGTNPPTSNEITEAEKYERDGGWVVNVSSPELSIYQPDKAKSTGIAVVICPGGGYAGLAIEHEGVQFAQWLSGQGITAAILKYRMPNKHKEIPLDDAQQAIRYMREHAGELGFDVNKIGIAGFSAGGHLAATASTHYAIEGTSTRPDFSILFYPVITMEVATHGGSKLNLLGDNPSITDVYTFSNERQVNVNTPPAILLLSDDDKAVPPANSILYYDALKQNDVPATMYIFPEGGHGWGMRENFKYHTQMLDLLAMWLKDIQNKQ; translated from the coding sequence ATGATAAACACCCGTCAATTATTAGTAGCAAGTACTTTGCTGCTATTTACATGTGTAAATATGAATGCTCAAAAGACCGTTAAGTTATGGGGTACAAATCCTCCGACAAGTAATGAAATAACAGAAGCTGAGAAATATGAGAGAGATGGAGGCTGGGTTGTAAATGTATCTTCTCCTGAACTTTCGATCTACCAGCCCGACAAAGCAAAAAGCACGGGAATAGCTGTTGTGATATGTCCCGGAGGAGGATATGCCGGACTGGCTATCGAGCATGAGGGTGTGCAGTTTGCGCAATGGCTGAGCGGGCAGGGAATAACTGCCGCTATATTAAAATACCGAATGCCAAATAAGCATAAGGAAATCCCATTAGATGATGCACAACAGGCAATCCGCTATATGCGTGAACATGCTGGTGAACTTGGTTTTGATGTCAATAAAATAGGTATTGCGGGTTTTTCTGCAGGCGGTCATCTGGCTGCGACAGCCTCCACTCATTATGCTATAGAGGGTACAAGCACAAGGCCTGACTTTTCAATCCTTTTCTATCCCGTTATCACAATGGAAGTGGCTACGCATGGAGGTTCCAAGTTAAATCTATTAGGAGATAATCCTTCTATTACCGATGTGTATACTTTTTCGAACGAAAGGCAGGTAAATGTGAACACTCCGCCTGCAATATTGTTATTGAGTGATGACGACAAGGCGGTTCCGCCGGCTAATAGCATATTATATTACGATGCCCTGAAACAGAATGATGTGCCGGCAACAATGTATATATTCCCCGAAGGAGGGCATGGCTGGGGTATGAGAGAGAATTTCAAATATCATACACAAATGCTGGACTTGTTGGCTATGTGGCTGAAAGATATACAAAACAAACAATAA
- a CDS encoding response regulator transcription factor, translated as MEILLIEDNHRISEFVVKGLEETGYFVVLAENGVDARSLISEKEWSLILLDIMLPDIDGIELLQYTRYKKINTPILVISALGDAEDKIRALDCGADDYLTKPFLLRELIAHINALTRRAGLKYDVASDVLECDDLKLFKDRHRVERGGEEIKLTMQEFKLLKLLMENKDKVLSRAQLLDTVWGVNYDTNTNVVDVYISYLRNKIDTDGHVKLIKTVKGRGYMIETYD; from the coding sequence ATGGAGATTTTATTAATAGAGGACAATCACCGCATCAGTGAATTTGTGGTGAAAGGTCTGGAAGAAACCGGATACTTTGTTGTTCTTGCCGAAAACGGAGTAGATGCACGTAGCCTGATCAGCGAAAAAGAGTGGAGCCTGATCTTGCTGGACATTATGTTACCAGATATAGATGGTATCGAATTATTACAATATACGCGTTATAAAAAAATCAACACCCCCATACTTGTCATCAGTGCCTTAGGTGATGCGGAGGACAAAATCAGGGCGCTGGACTGTGGAGCAGATGATTACCTGACCAAGCCGTTTCTCCTCAGGGAACTGATAGCCCATATCAATGCATTGACCCGTAGGGCAGGATTAAAGTATGATGTTGCATCCGATGTACTGGAATGTGACGATCTTAAGCTATTTAAAGACAGACACCGGGTAGAAAGAGGAGGTGAAGAGATTAAACTTACAATGCAGGAATTCAAATTATTGAAATTACTGATGGAAAATAAGGACAAAGTATTGTCCCGCGCCCAATTGCTGGATACCGTATGGGGTGTAAACTACGATACGAATACAAATGTGGTGGATGTATACATTTCGTACCTGCGGAATAAGATAGATACGGATGGACATGTAAAGCTTATCAAAACTGTAAAGGGACGGGGTTATATGATAGAAACTTATGATTAG
- a CDS encoding HAMP domain-containing sensor histidine kinase, whose translation MKVKNRLSLYCSLIFGIIFAIISLLIYGLFYNNSKKSIYSNLEKTAHISALFYLEEDELNDREFAKIKAQFEEMVTDSYYQVYDMHNNIAYGVGVSDIPVSILDKIRLNRHLSFTIDEYLCYGIFYEDNQGDFVVIAKVPESGLTEQVNLLLWILITSFVIGLLAIVVLSRWVSRIAYRPFSDVISQVKNISTKNLNVRIQSPDTKDELQNLIETFNDLLAKISETVIIQKNFVRYVSHEFKTPLASMMGNVDLFSIKDRSPEEYRQLSGKLIEQIVQMEEILDTLIIISDLKKDEKEASCMRIDELIWEIISKMKSLYPSSKILVNMDIQPEDEQLMSVDKDRTQLLIALFNLVENAVKYSSRENVTIHLYKKSDRLCLSIADKGIGIPSDQLADISRPFYRADNTNEVQGSGIGLSIALRILDKNGIEYKIESEINTGTTVSLLF comes from the coding sequence ATGAAAGTAAAAAATCGCCTGAGCCTGTATTGTTCTCTTATCTTCGGTATAATCTTCGCTATTATATCCTTGCTTATATACGGCCTGTTCTACAACAACTCAAAGAAATCCATTTATAGTAATCTTGAAAAAACGGCTCATATATCAGCTTTGTTCTACCTTGAGGAGGACGAATTAAACGACAGAGAGTTTGCAAAGATTAAGGCACAGTTTGAAGAAATGGTAACCGACTCATATTATCAGGTATATGACATGCACAATAATATAGCATATGGCGTCGGTGTATCCGATATCCCTGTTTCTATTCTGGATAAGATACGGCTCAACAGGCATTTGTCTTTCACTATAGACGAATATCTTTGCTATGGCATATTCTATGAAGATAATCAGGGAGACTTTGTCGTTATCGCCAAAGTGCCCGAAAGCGGACTTACCGAACAGGTGAATCTATTGTTGTGGATATTGATCACATCCTTTGTTATCGGACTTTTAGCTATTGTCGTCCTCAGCCGCTGGGTATCGCGCATCGCATACCGTCCGTTTAGTGATGTGATAAGCCAGGTGAAAAACATATCTACAAAAAATCTGAATGTCCGGATACAATCGCCTGATACAAAAGATGAATTGCAGAACCTCATAGAAACATTCAATGATTTACTGGCAAAGATATCCGAGACGGTTATTATCCAAAAGAATTTTGTAAGATATGTCTCCCACGAATTTAAGACTCCATTGGCTTCCATGATGGGGAATGTAGATTTATTCTCTATAAAAGACCGCAGCCCTGAAGAATACCGGCAACTGTCGGGAAAGCTTATTGAACAGATAGTGCAAATGGAAGAGATATTGGACACTCTCATTATTATTTCCGACCTGAAGAAGGATGAAAAGGAAGCCTCTTGTATGCGGATAGACGAACTGATATGGGAGATTATAAGCAAGATGAAAAGCCTCTATCCCAGTTCTAAGATTCTGGTAAATATGGATATACAACCGGAAGATGAGCAACTGATGTCTGTAGATAAGGATAGGACCCAATTACTGATTGCTTTATTCAATCTGGTGGAAAACGCGGTGAAGTATTCTTCCAGAGAGAATGTCACCATACATCTCTACAAGAAATCTGACAGGCTGTGCTTGTCCATTGCCGACAAGGGTATTGGTATTCCATCAGACCAACTGGCAGATATCAGTAGACCTTTTTATCGGGCAGATAATACGAACGAGGTGCAAGGTAGCGGTATCGGCCTTTCAATAGCCTTACGTATACTGGACAAGAACGGAATTGAATATAAGATAGAGTCAGAAATCAATACAGGGACTACAGTCTCACTCTTATTCTAG
- a CDS encoding DEAD/DEAH box helicase has product MKTFEELGVAANIRKAIEEMGYENPMPVQEEVIPYLLGETSDIIALAQTGTGKTAAFGLPVLQKIEVKENVPQALILCPTRELCLQIAGDLADYSKYIDNLRVLPVYGGSSIESQIKSLKRGVQIIVATPGRLIDLINRKTVDLKNIKYVVLDEADEMLNMGFTESIDEILSKVPDERVMLLFSATMPKEIAKITKKYMQSPKEITIGRKNEGSNNVKHVYYMVHAKDKYLALKRIADYYPNIYGIIFCRTRRETQEIADKLIQDGYNADSLHGDLSQAQRDYVMQKFRIHNIQLLVATDVAARGLDVDSLTHVVNYGLPDDIESYTHRSGRTGRAGKTGTSISIVHVKEKGKIREIEKIINKKFEQGVIPSGEAICEKQLFSLVDRIEKVKVNEDEISNLLPSVYRKLDWLEKEDIIKRVVALEFNRLIDYYRDADEIEAPSDRFSKGDDKSYPRRKDRERSDRSSGGSRGAEKGYSRLFINIGRTDSVNPATLMGLVNDFVPEKVNIGRIDIMQNFSFFEVPEKDAQKVISAMSRQEQNGRRISVEVAQGGGGGDRGNSGASRSDRSGGYRGNSGSSRSDKGSKRNSDFRSSKPSDKGHRKGGRKPKFS; this is encoded by the coding sequence ATGAAAACATTTGAAGAATTAGGGGTTGCAGCGAATATCCGCAAAGCGATCGAAGAAATGGGTTACGAGAATCCCATGCCCGTGCAAGAAGAAGTGATTCCATACCTGCTGGGCGAAACAAGCGACATAATCGCATTGGCGCAAACGGGAACGGGCAAGACAGCCGCTTTTGGATTGCCTGTACTACAAAAAATCGAAGTAAAAGAAAACGTACCTCAGGCATTGATACTGTGTCCTACCCGTGAACTCTGTTTACAGATAGCAGGTGATCTGGCAGATTATTCAAAATATATTGACAATCTGAGAGTTCTCCCTGTATATGGAGGGTCGAGCATTGAGAGCCAGATTAAATCTCTGAAAAGAGGAGTACAGATTATCGTTGCTACTCCGGGGCGTCTGATAGACCTTATCAACCGTAAAACGGTAGATTTGAAGAACATAAAATATGTTGTGCTTGATGAGGCGGATGAAATGCTGAATATGGGCTTTACGGAAAGTATCGATGAGATACTATCTAAAGTACCAGACGAAAGAGTAATGCTCCTTTTCTCGGCTACAATGCCAAAGGAGATTGCCAAGATTACCAAAAAATACATGCAAAGCCCTAAAGAAATTACGATTGGCCGTAAGAATGAAGGGTCGAACAATGTAAAGCATGTATATTATATGGTGCATGCAAAAGATAAATATCTGGCGTTAAAACGTATTGCCGACTATTATCCGAATATATATGGTATCATTTTCTGCCGTACCCGCCGCGAAACACAGGAGATTGCCGACAAACTGATACAGGACGGATACAATGCCGATTCTCTGCATGGTGATCTGTCTCAGGCACAGCGGGATTATGTGATGCAGAAATTCCGCATTCATAATATTCAGTTACTGGTTGCAACTGATGTAGCTGCCCGCGGACTGGACGTTGACAGTCTTACACATGTTGTCAATTACGGATTGCCTGACGATATAGAATCATATACCCACCGTAGCGGACGTACAGGCCGTGCTGGTAAAACAGGTACATCCATCTCTATTGTCCATGTAAAAGAGAAGGGTAAAATCCGGGAAATTGAGAAAATCATCAATAAGAAATTCGAGCAGGGAGTAATTCCTTCGGGAGAAGCCATTTGCGAAAAGCAATTGTTCAGTCTTGTTGACAGAATAGAGAAAGTAAAGGTAAACGAAGATGAAATATCGAACCTTCTCCCATCTGTGTACAGGAAACTCGACTGGCTGGAAAAAGAAGATATTATAAAGCGTGTTGTGGCTCTTGAGTTTAACCGCTTGATCGACTATTATCGTGATGCAGATGAAATAGAGGCTCCTTCCGACCGCTTCTCCAAAGGAGACGATAAGTCATACCCTCGTCGCAAAGACCGTGAACGTTCTGATCGTTCTTCGGGAGGTAGCCGCGGTGCGGAAAAGGGATACTCTCGTCTTTTCATTAATATCGGACGTACAGACAGTGTGAATCCGGCAACACTCATGGGATTGGTAAATGATTTCGTACCAGAGAAGGTGAATATCGGACGTATTGATATCATGCAAAACTTCTCCTTCTTCGAAGTACCTGAAAAGGATGCTCAGAAAGTGATAAGCGCAATGAGTCGTCAGGAACAGAACGGTCGTCGCATATCTGTAGAAGTTGCCCAAGGTGGCGGAGGTGGAGACCGTGGTAATTCCGGCGCTTCCCGTTCCGATAGAAGTGGAGGATATCGTGGAAACAGTGGTTCTTCACGTTCTGATAAGGGATCGAAAAGAAATTCAGATTTCAGATCTTCAAAACCGTCGGATAAAGGACATCGAAAAGGTGGACGCAAGCCGAAGTTTTCCTGA
- a CDS encoding FKBP-type peptidyl-prolyl cis-trans isomerase, protein MKKLLLFSLVACAILSPEGLLAQKKTTSKKIVAAEPILSTQADTISYALGVNMVQSGLKPYLSQMGVIADTAAVRADYTSKIEKEADAAKQSKLKVEMASKLDSLTKANAANLEEFLVGFAQTIKQDKSKSAFNSGVAIGSQLSTMTDNFSKEILGGAGKLNIDAFVSAFSNSLKDEKLLIEGSEGIIQDAAQKAQEVNEAKKAEEMKAEYASQIAEGDKFMAENKAANGVVTLPSGLQYKIITEGTGAKPAATDRVTVHYKGTLLDGTVFDSSIERGEPTTFGVGQVIKGWTEALLLMPVGSKWMLYIPYDLAYGAREQGSIKPFSNLIFEVELIDIAK, encoded by the coding sequence ATGAAGAAATTATTACTGTTCTCTTTGGTTGCATGCGCAATATTAAGCCCGGAAGGCCTGCTTGCACAGAAAAAAACAACATCTAAGAAAATCGTGGCGGCAGAGCCTATTCTGAGTACTCAGGCTGATACCATATCTTATGCTCTTGGTGTAAACATGGTACAAAGCGGGTTGAAACCTTATCTGTCTCAAATGGGAGTTATAGCCGATACCGCTGCGGTGAGAGCTGACTATACATCCAAAATAGAAAAAGAGGCTGATGCCGCAAAACAAAGTAAACTGAAGGTGGAAATGGCCTCCAAGTTAGATTCCCTGACAAAAGCCAATGCTGCCAATTTAGAAGAGTTTTTGGTCGGTTTTGCGCAAACGATAAAACAAGATAAAAGTAAATCTGCATTTAATTCGGGTGTGGCAATTGGCAGCCAGCTTTCGACTATGACCGATAATTTCTCGAAAGAAATATTAGGCGGAGCCGGCAAGCTGAATATCGATGCCTTTGTTTCAGCTTTCTCTAATAGCCTGAAAGATGAAAAACTACTAATAGAAGGATCAGAAGGTATTATACAGGATGCCGCTCAAAAAGCACAAGAGGTAAACGAAGCGAAGAAAGCGGAAGAAATGAAAGCCGAATATGCCAGCCAGATTGCCGAAGGTGATAAATTTATGGCAGAGAATAAGGCTGCGAACGGAGTAGTGACATTGCCTAGCGGTTTGCAGTATAAGATAATAACAGAAGGTACAGGAGCCAAGCCGGCTGCAACAGACCGCGTAACAGTTCACTATAAAGGTACATTACTAGACGGAACTGTATTCGACAGCAGTATTGAAAGAGGAGAACCTACTACATTTGGTGTAGGCCAAGTAATCAAGGGTTGGACTGAAGCCTTACTATTAATGCCTGTCGGCTCAAAATGGATGTTATACATCCCTTACGATTTAGCTTATGGAGCAAGAGAACAAGGTTCTATAAAGCCTTTTTCCAATCTCATTTTCGAAGTGGAATTGATTGATATTGCCAAATAA